The nucleotide window CCGCAATTTCGAAGTGCACGGAGGAGGCGCCGCCCGATTCCTAAGGAATGAGGAGCGCTTGCTATGCTTTTAAACGAAATGACGTGGATGGAAATTCGAGACATGCTTCCCCAAAACCCGGTGGTGATTCAGCCTGTGGGCTCGACTGAGCAGCATGGTCCCCACCTTCCGCTTAAAACCGATATATTGAGCGCCTACGAAATTGCCCAGGCGGTGGCCGAGCGCACTGGCTGTCTGGTGGCGCCGCCTCTGCCATATGGCTATTCGGAGACATGGCAGACTTTTCCGGGAACGATCAGCTTTAAGCCACAAACCTTTATGAATTGTATTTCTGATATTGCTGACTGTTTTGTGCGCGGGGGATTCAAAAAAATATTTTTTCTAAACGGCCACAACGGCAACCTCGCGCCTCTCCAGACCATGA belongs to Nitrospinaceae bacterium and includes:
- a CDS encoding creatininase family protein, which translates into the protein MLLNEMTWMEIRDMLPQNPVVIQPVGSTEQHGPHLPLKTDILSAYEIAQAVAERTGCLVAPPLPYGYSETWQTFPGTISFKPQTFMNCISDIADCFVRGGFKKIFFLNGHNGNLAPLQTM